In a genomic window of Halalkalicoccus sp. CG83:
- a CDS encoding NAD+ synthase, which yields MNGRVEHREYGSEATDDGSRVRPEEGLLLTTPAAVARVRAEVVSFVRQRVEESGATGVVVPMSGGIDSTVTAAVAAEALPRSRVLALGLPCLKTESVGTIDARTIATGLGIRYEEVQLKPLLDRFEEAIESELGVVEDRTTTGNAIARLRMSCAYYAANAESSLVLGTANRSELLLGYFTKYGDGGADLYPLGDLYKTEVRALAPRVGLPQRIIAKEPTAGFWAGQTDADDLGASYDLLDRILVGLVDRGRSPEVVADDLGVDLELAEETANRHAESAHKRTVPPTPGVEDRTPRTPRSE from the coding sequence ATGAACGGTAGAGTCGAACACCGCGAGTACGGTAGCGAGGCGACGGACGACGGATCACGAGTACGTCCCGAGGAGGGGCTGCTGCTGACCACGCCGGCGGCGGTGGCGAGGGTCCGTGCGGAGGTCGTCTCGTTCGTCCGCCAGCGAGTCGAGGAGTCGGGCGCGACCGGCGTCGTCGTCCCGATGAGCGGGGGGATCGACTCGACGGTGACCGCGGCGGTCGCCGCGGAGGCGCTTCCCCGAAGTCGGGTCCTCGCGCTGGGGTTGCCCTGTCTGAAGACCGAGTCGGTCGGAACGATCGACGCCCGGACGATCGCCACCGGCCTGGGGATCAGGTACGAGGAAGTCCAGCTCAAGCCGCTGCTCGATCGGTTCGAGGAGGCGATCGAGTCGGAGCTCGGTGTCGTGGAGGACCGGACCACGACCGGGAACGCGATCGCACGGCTGCGGATGAGCTGTGCGTACTACGCGGCGAACGCCGAGTCGTCGCTCGTCCTCGGGACCGCCAACCGCTCGGAGCTGCTGCTCGGCTACTTCACCAAATACGGCGACGGCGGGGCGGACCTCTACCCGCTGGGCGACCTCTACAAGACGGAGGTCCGCGCGCTCGCGCCGCGGGTGGGTCTCCCCCAGCGAATCATCGCGAAGGAGCCCACTGCAGGGTTCTGGGCCGGACAGACCGACGCCGACGACCTGGGTGCGTCGTACGACCTGCTCGATCGGATCCTGGTCGGGCTCGTGGATCGGGGCCGGTCCCCGGAGGTCGTCGCGGACGATCTCGGCGTCGACCTCGAACTCGCCGAGGAGACGGCGAACCGCCACGCCGAATCGGCCCACAAGCGGACGGTTCCGCCGACGCCCGGCGTGGAGGATCGAACGCCACGAACCCCGCGATCGGAGTGA